In the genome of Aspergillus luchuensis IFO 4308 DNA, chromosome 2, nearly complete sequence, one region contains:
- the VMA7 gene encoding H(+)-transporting V1 sector ATPase subunit F (BUSCO:EOG09265FI4;~COG:C;~EggNog:ENOG410PPQE;~InterPro:IPR008218,IPR036906,IPR005772;~PFAM:PF01990;~go_component: GO:0033180 - proton-transporting V-type ATPase, V1 domain [Evidence IEA];~go_function: GO:0046961 - proton-transporting ATPase activity, rotational mechanism [Evidence IEA];~go_process: GO:0034220 - ion transmembrane transport [Evidence IEA];~go_process: GO:1902600 - proton transmembrane transport [Evidence IEA]), which translates to MAAPAVSYKDRQFLAVIGDEDSVTGLLLAGVGHVTDGADAQRNFLVVDSKTETAAIEKAFQNFTQERKDIAIVLINQHIAERIRHSVDSYAEAFPAVLEIPSKDHPYDPEKDSVLKRVRRLFGE; encoded by the exons ATGGCGGCTCCGGCCGTATCATACAAG GACCGGCAGTTCCTTGCGGTCATCGGAGATGAAGA CTCTGTAACAGGTCTCCTCCTTGCCGGTGTCGGT CATGTTACCGATGGCGCGGATGCCCAGCGAAACTTCCTTGTGGTAGACTCGAAGACTGAGACCGCCGCGATCGAGAAAGCATTCCAGAACTTTACtcaggagaggaaagatATCGCCATTGTCCTTATCAACCAGCAT ATCGCAGAGCGTATCCGACACAGCGTCGATTCCTACGCCGAGGCTTTCCCTGCCGTTCTCGAGATCCCGAGCAAGGACCACCCGTATGACCCTGAGAAGGACAGTGTACTCAAGCGGGTGCGACGACTGTTTGGAGAGTAG
- a CDS encoding Nur1/Mug154 family protein (COG:S;~EggNog:ENOG410PJAC;~InterPro:IPR018819;~PFAM:PF10332;~TransMembrane:4 (i43-62o82-104i177-196o208-227i)) — translation MPRLVRRRPLTERIKSYLNPLDFLLWLSEEIDTHDWDQFEKNWALPLGIALNAVFLIARANSQSYGSQAIDDVFGDDGSTPWLSWFSSFIVHLLTTFTAFNAFYTFYRKRHYRMFEASIDQAPATPSAHRVRVNSTPVTASPLKYLADTIARSAQSRAHPDAQRDVWELAVWDPLPICIRLFCLFSPGHVLVYWVFLPTQLSDPRPSVTIVTTIFIAALLSVQMTFLSSSYTQQAKDSMVVHKEVLREYDTKYVHPRTQPLMRDVATQFSESDPDVKQNKVDTFTPTVVLHRGFKTSPNPNYVSHVDPEGRSSARQSFAATPTGVSHRAAALQTPSHLRDASPIVRNSISAIRQPQFRQTPTTTGDGGSLGIYSHANSPLKKSTSANLERRLQSNGDFFYKERGTSAMRRPSSPLKRSNVPAGSPLTPGPRRGQLDARRDSGRF, via the exons ATGCCCCGGCTTGTCCGCCGCCGACCGTTGACGGAGCGCATCAAGTCCTACTTGAATCCTCTGGACTTTCTCTTGTGGCTGTCGGAGGAGATCGATACTCATGACTGGGACCAGTTTGAGAAGAATTGGGCGCTCCCCCTGGGAATAGCTTTGAATGCGGTCTTTCTGATCGCCAGGGCCAACAGTCAATCGTACGGCAGTCAAGCCATAGATGATGTttttggcgatgatggaagCACTCCATGGCTCAGTTGGTTT TCTTCCTTCATCGTCCACCTTCTTACCACCTTCACCGCGTTCAACGCCTTCTATACATTTTACCGGAAGCGACATTATCGCATGTTTGAAGCATCAATCGATCAGGCTCCTGCAACTCCCTCAGCTCACCGAGTCCGTGTTAATTCGACTCCTGTGACCGCTTCGCCACTGAAATACCTGGCGGATACGATAGCCAGATCGGCCCAGTCGAGAGCTCACCCAGACGCACAGCGAGATGTATGGGAACTTGCCGTCTGGGATCCTCTACCCATTTGCATTCGATTGTTCTGCCTCTTCAGTCCTGGACATGTCTTGGTATACTGGGTTTTTCTACCCACTCAGCTATCCGATCCTCGACCAAGCGTGACGATTGTGACCACTATCTTCATAGCGGCACTCCTCTCGGTACAGATGACGTTCCTTTCCTCGTCCTATACCCAGCAAGCAAAGGATTCTATGGTGGTTCATAAGGAGGTGCTCCGTGAATACGACACTAAATACGTTCACCCTCGTACTCAGCCGCTGATGAGAGATGTGGCCACTCAATTCTCCGAGTCCGATCCCGATGTTAAGCAGAATAAGGTTGACACCTTCACGCCCACTGTCGTGCTTCATAGAGGCTTTAAGACAAGCCCAAATCCCAACTACGTCAGCCATGTGGACCCCGAGGGCCGATCATCTGCGCGCCAATCCTTTGCAGCGACACCTACCGGAGTATCTCATCGTGCTGCCGCGTTGCAGACCCCAAGCCACCTGCGGGATGCTTCTCCTATTGTGCGAAACTCTATCTCTGCAATCCGCCAGCCCCAATTTCGCCAGACACCGACGACCacgggtgatggtggaagcCTTGGCATTTACTCGCATGCCAACTCGCCTTTGAAGAAGTCTACGTCAGCCAACCTTGAACGTCGTCTCCAGAGCAATGGCGATTTCTTCTACAAGGAACGGGGAACAAGTGCAATGAGAAGGCCCTCTAGTCCCCTCAAGAGAAGTAATGTTCCCGCAGGCAGTCCCTTAACACCGGGACCGAGACGGGGTCAACTGGACGCACGCCGTGACAGTGGACGGTTTTAA
- a CDS encoding methylenetetrahydrofolate reductase (NAD(P)H) MET13 (COG:E;~EggNog:ENOG410PGGH;~InterPro:IPR029041,IPR003171,IPR004621;~PFAM:PF02219;~go_function: GO:0004489 - methylenetetrahydrofolate reductase (NAD(P)H) activity [Evidence IEA];~go_process: GO:0006555 - methionine metabolic process [Evidence IEA];~go_process: GO:0055114 - oxidation-reduction process [Evidence IEA]) yields MHIKEKLAQNEAAGRTGISFEFFPPKTAQGVQNLYDRMDRMHALGPSFIDITWGAGGRLSDLTCEMVNVAQSVYGLETCMHLTCTDMPQEKVDAALQAAYKAGCTNILALRGDPPRDKEAWEAADGGFRYAKDLVKYIRSKYGNHFDIGVGGYPEGADDNPDVDQLIDHLKEKVDAGASFVITQMFYDTDNFIGWVKKCRDRGIHVPIIPGIMPIQTYAAFIRRSNWTKTRIPPDWLEALEPVKNDDAAVRDIGKRLIADMCRRLIAAGINHLHFYTMNLAQSTQLVLDELNLMPSEETPLQRALPWRPSLGLNRRAEDVRPIFWRNRNSSYIARTQTWDEFPNGRWTDSRSPAFGELDSYGIGLKGTNEQNIKLWGEPKSLRDLTHVFVDFLEGKLARLPWSDTPITTEANAIKTSLIDLNQKGLFTINSQPAVNGVKSSHPVYGWGPKNGYVYQKAYLELLVPPYLIDELIARIEKNGDLTYHAVSKTGELRTNTRDSPNALTWGIFAGREIVQPTIVETVSFLAWKDEAYRLGDDWAKCHDASSPSRKLIQGVMDNWHLVNIVNNDFHNTSNLFDLFKDLDVRELDTEIPVENGEPKAHTNGATNGTTNGATDGAAPELAVKN; encoded by the exons ATGCACATCAAAGAAAAGCTCGCTCAAAATGAAGCGGCCGGAAGGACGGGCATCTCCTTCGAGTTCTTCCCCCCGAAGACGGCCCAAGGTGTTCAGAATCTTTACGACAGAATGGACCGCATGCACGCATTAGGCCCTTCTTTCATTGATATCACGTGGGGGGCTGGTGGCCGACTATCGGACCTGACCTGTGAGATGGTCAACGTTGCCCAGTCGGTGTATGGCTTGGAGACATGCATGCATTTGACTTGTACGGACATGCcccaggagaaggtggaCGCCGCGCTCCAGGCGGCCTACAAAGCAGGCTGCACCAACATTCTGGCTCTTCGTGGAGATCCTCCGCGTGACAAGGAGGCTTGGGAAGCTGCTGACGGAGGCTTCCGTTACGCGAAAGACTTGGTCAAGTACATCAGGAGCAAGTATGGCAATCACTTCGATATTGGTGTGGGAGGCTATCCGGAAGGTGCGGATGACAACCCGGATGTGGACCAGTTGATCGACCATCTGAAAGAGAAGGTCGATGCTGGAGCATCGTTTGTCATTACGCAGATGTTTTACGACACGGACAACTTCATCGGCTGGGTCAAGAAGTGTAGGGACAGGGGCATTCATGTGCCCATTATCCCTGGTATCATGCCGATTCAAACCTACGCTGCGTTCATCCGCCGATCGAACTGGACCAAAACCCGCATCCCCCCGGACTGGCTCGAGGCACTGGAACCTGTGAAGAACGACGACGCTGCTGTAAGGGACATCGGGAAGCGGCTGATTGCAGACATGTGTAGGAGGCTCATTGCGGCTGGTATCAACCACCTGCACTT TTACACAATGAACCTTGCGCAGTCCACACAATTGGTCCTTGACGAACTCAACCTCATGCCTTCCGAAGAGACACCGCTCCAGAGAGCCCTGCCTTGGAGGCCATCTCTTGGCTTGAACCGCAGAGCCGAGGATGTTCGCCCGATCTTCTGGAGGAACCGGAACTCCTCCTACATCGCCCGTACGCAGACCTGGGATGAATTCCCCAACGGTCGCTGGACCGATTCTCGCTCTCCTGCTTTCGGCGAACTTGACAGCTATGGCATCGGCCTCAAGGGTACAAACGAGCAGAACATCAAGCTGTGGGGAGAGCCCAAGTCTCTTCGGGATCTTACCCATGTCTTTGTCGATTTCCTCGAAGGAAAGCTGGCCCGGTTGCCCTGGAGCGACACTCCCATCACTACTGAAGCCAACGCGATCAAGACCAGTCTCATTGACCTGAACCAGAAGGGTCTCTTCACGATCAACTCTCAGCCGGCAGTGAACGGTGTCAAGTCTTCCCACCCCGTGTATGGATGGGGACCGAAGAATGGATATGTTTACCAAAAGGCATATCTTGAACTCTTGGTCCCGCCCTACCTGATCGATGAGCTGATCGCTCGCATCGAGAAGAATGGTGATCTTACGTACCATGCTGTCTCGAAGACTGGTGAACTGCGCACCAACACCCGTGATAGCCCCAATGCCCTGACCTGGGGTATCTTCGCCGGAAGAGAGATCGTCCAGCCCACAATCGTGGAGACTGTCAGTTTCCTGGCTTGGAAGGACGAGGCATACCGTCTAGGTGACGACTGGGCCAAATGCCATGATGCCTCCAGCCCCAGCAGGAAGTTGATTCAGGGCGTGATGGACAACTGGCACCTTGTCAACATTG TCAACAACGACTTCCACAACACCAGCAACCTCTTCGATCTCTTCAAGGACCTGGATGTCCGCGAACTTGATACCGAAATCCCCGTCGAAAACGGTGAGCCGAAAGCTCACACGAACGGAGCAACAAACGGAACGACCAATGGCGCGACTGACGGAGCAGCTCCGGAACTTGCAGTGAAAAACTAG
- the NPC2 gene encoding ML domain-containing protein (BUSCO:EOG09264UJF;~COG:U;~EggNog:ENOG410PQD6;~InterPro:IPR014756,IPR039670,IPR033917,IPR003172;~PFAM:PF02221;~SECRETED:SignalP(1-20);~go_process: GO:0032366 - intracellular sterol transport [Evidence IEA]): MKLLSTAATFLLCVAPFSTARSLDFFNSQTPIQAENEAVKGDNPLEYCNDPSSYLLQIDHVDLTPNPPLPGKTLIIQATGTLNEKIEEGAYVNLEVKYGLITLVKQTADLCEQIVNVDLECPLEKGEMTLTKQVELPRQIPPVRDSLWYITIDVEINQVMINQQGKYTVHADVYTKDDKHVTCLQARNIEFKAGFM; this comes from the exons ATGAAGCTCTTATCAACCGCCGCTACATTCCTCCTCTGCGTCGCCCCCTTCTCTACCGCCCGGTCTTTGGACTTCTTCAACTCTCAAACTCCCATCCAAGCAGAGAATGAGGCTGTGAAAGGCGATAACCCACTCGAGTACTGCAATGATCCTTCAAGCTATCTTTTGCAAATAGATCATGTCGACTTAACGCCCAATCCTCCTTTGCC TGGAAAgactctcatcatccaagccaCGGGTACCCTGAATGAGAAGATTGAAGAGGGCGCTTATGTGAATCTGGAGGTCAAATATGGCTTGATTACTTTGGTCAAGCAGACGGCCGACCTGTGCGAGCAGATCGTCAATGTTGACCTCGAATGCCCTCtggagaagggcgagatgACCTTGACTAAACAAGTTGAGCTGCCCAGACAGATCCCTCCGGTACGTGATTCCCTATGGTACATCACTATCGATGTCGAAATTAACCAGGTCATGATCAATCAACAGGGCAAGTACACTGTGCATGCCGACGTTTACACCAAAGACGATAAGCATGTTACCTGCCTTCAGGCCCGTAACATCGAGTTCAAGGCTGGCTTTATGTGA
- a CDS encoding putative NTP binding protein (COG:U;~EggNog:ENOG410PZ4R;~TransMembrane:3 (o821-837i858-879o885-905i)), which yields MEEFLHLPNGHLLNLQPRPRHGKRTRVGNEVQTPTRVQESTPKPDERHKSGSKESTGASPDTAPRKRTPTKLPLPKSFTDKEKQQPKEAPKTSEQKGHRADRVLHPKRSFGALQRSSPKRSDNDRDQYWRKVKDRFEKEIPGGSFTKEKPKEYYQEAYRKIVSLANSPRQEIAKQKQKLAGGAPRGDKLVLQGPSPPTKIPNSSDGRTNFGRSAREGGASLSTGQRKRPSNGTQRTHLNFSNSTPAISSERTDTNTDSSEHSHPSVSPISAPSSSLTEWEDKFVVNMPSAKEPNPPIMSTQQISDFQQSIEKVHKEGGEMLDPDTLPSPRTRTPEDCTNNPTGQEKTSTGLDGQDTRIGRPSEVSDSNCSAGHRRYYSPEEVGKQRFSTIWEEAPAKTANKTPAANPDGSFLGCKEINGPYDKNPDEILLFSMTDERPRMIDIPSGRSKMSKEGKRITSNRATSTSPEKAVVQEEWKPISQNLKQAQCSKSLPKTMCQEAKCRPPEKMEVSAKASMTENLDPSENAAKQHDKQKLGRKSDDVFIITPTITRTMVTMADLRSSPKKSDAQEPTSRAAGEIISDSRVKQTMSSSTSGLRRATQNSWGKSNAPCAISSTAVPPTNPHPSPQSRTESDRTSPQRPRAIRGFIRTQGLPRPKTGNSGEPVRYNQAPYVASVSPKRDNSNSLKSASDTTLVEKPSTPETISPAASISKDRVRQDSVSQEAEPIEVAELDGQQVSDTAKELFYSKITDFNTDLHTNGLPTNNKEAPSQEIMGYVRDALIELSGQLQGLYDEIMANRHSRAMLVKIAFNNVLKMIEHCLHVLKNLLAILALYNTTGSWPKPNREDFARSLIDLCKAMVYLIALGFVMMIIGRAAGYVVLIGSWIVWFARPFAWLLGALGRALLV from the coding sequence atggaggaattCTTGCATCTACCAAATGGACATCTGCTAAATCTTCAGCCTCGACCCCGCCACGGTAAGCGGACAAGAGTCGGTAACGAGGTACAAACACCCACGCGAGTGCAAGAATCTACGCCCAAACCTGACGAACGGCACAAGTCTGGAAGCAAAGAGAGCACCGGCGCTTCGCCTGACACGGCTCCGCGAAAGAGAACCCCTACAAAACTACCCCTTCCAAAGTCTTTTACCGACAAGGAGAAACAGCAACCAAAGGAAGCCCCCAAAACTTCTGAACAGAAAGGTCACCGTGCAGATAGAGTTCTCCACCCGAAGAGGTCATTCGGGGCACTGCAGCGTTCATCACCCAAGAGATCAGACAACGATCGTGACCAATACTGGCGGAAAGTAAAGGATAGATTTGAAAAAGAGATTCCCGGAGGGTCGTTCACTAAAGAGAAGCCGAAGGAATACTACCAGGAGGCCTACCGAAAAATAGTTTCACTGGCCAACTCCCCAAGACAGGAGATTGCCAAACAAAAACAGAAATTGGCAGGAGGGGCGCCTCGGGGCGACAAATTAGTCCTCCAAGGCCCGAGCCCTCCAACAAAGATTCCAAATTCCAGCGACGGTCGAACAAACTTCGGGCGCAGcgcgagagaaggaggagcaagTCTCTCTACTGGTCAAAGAAAGCGGCCGAGCAATGGAACTCAACGAACGCATCTGAACTTCAGCAACTCCACACCGGCAATATCATCTGAAAGGACAGACACCAACACCGACTCCTCCGAACACTCACATCCCTCAGTTTCTCCTATATCCGCCCCGTCCAGCTCCCTAACCGAGTGGGAAGACAAGTTCGTTGTCAATATGCCTTCGGCTAAGGAGCCAAACCCTCCAATCATGAGTACTCAACAAATCTCCGATTTCCAGCAAAGCATCGAGAAAGTCCATAAGGAAGGCGGGGAGATGCTAGATCCAGACACCCTCCCCAGCCCGCGTACTAGAACTCCCGAGGACTGCACTAACAATCCTACTGGGCAAGAAAAGACGTCAACAGGCCTTGATGGTCAGGATACACGTATCGGCCGCCCCTCTGAAGTCAGTGATTCCAACTGTTCAGCTGGACATCGCCGGTATTATAGCCCAGAAGAGGTCGGAAAGCAACGGTTCAGCACTATATGGGAAGAGGCTCCTGCAAAAACTGCAAACAAAACCCCCGCTGCAAACCCAGATGGGTCTTTTTTAGGGTGCAAGGAAATCAATGGGCCATACGACAAGAACCCGGACGAGATCCTGCTCTTCTCGATGACGGACGAGCGCCCCAGAATGATAGACATCCCGTCCGGACGGTCCAAGATGTCaaaggaagggaagcgaATCACCAGCAATCGTGCGACGTCGACATCTCCAGAGAAAGCTGTCGTccaagaagaatggaaaCCAATTTCTCAGAATTTGAAACAAGCCCAATGCTCGAAGTCCTTGCCGAAGACAATGTGTCAAGAAGCCAAATGCCGCCCgccggagaagatggaggtcTCTGCCAAAGCGTCTATGACAGAGAATCTGGATCCGTCAGAGAACGCAGCCAAGCAGCACGACAAGCAGAAGTTGGGCCGCAAGTCGGACGATGTTTTCATTATCACACCCACTATCACACGTACTATGGTGACCATGGCAGATTTGAGAAGCAGCCCCAAAAAATCAGACGCGCAGGAGCCCACCTCTCGCGCCGCAGGAGAGATAATATCGGACTCTCGAGTAAAACAGACAATGAGCAGCTCGACATCAGGCTTGCGAAGGGCGACCCAAAATTCTTGGGGAAAGTCAAATGCGCCATGCGCAATATCTTCAACTGCAGTCCCTCCTAccaatccacatccatcccccCAAAGTCGAACAGAATCCGACCGTACCTCTCCACAAAGACCTCGCGCTATTCGTGGGTTCATCCGTACGCAAGGGCTGCCCAGGCCCAAGACAGGAAACTCTGGTGAGCCCGTGCGCTATAATCAGGCACCCTATGTTGCCAGTGTATCGCCTAAAAGAGACAATTCGAATTCGTTGAAGAGCGCGTCGGATACGACACTTGTTGAGAAGCCGTCGACCCCCGAGACAATTTCTCCTGCGGCTTCGATAAGCAAAGACAGGGTTAGGCAGGACAGCGTTTCGCAAGAGGCTGAACCTATTGAAGTTGCTGAACTGGATGGGCAACAAGTGTCCGATACAGCAAAAGAGTTATTCTACTCTAAGATTACTGATTTCAATACCGATCTTCATACCAACGGCTTACCTACCAACAACAAGGAAGCCCCAAGTCAGGAGATTATGGGCTATGTCAGGGATGCCCTTATAGAACTCTCTGGCCAGCTGCAAGGTCTCTATGACGAAATCATGGCCAATCGGCACTCTCGGGCTATGCTAGTGAAGATCGCCTTCAACAACGTCCTGAAGATGATCGAACACTGTCTGCATGTCCTCAAAAATCTCCTGGCGATCCTGGCCCTTTACAATACAACAGGATCCTGGCCAAAGCCGAACCGCGAGGACTTCGCCCGGTCGTTGATCGATCTCTGCAAAGCTATGGTCTACCTCATTGCCCTTGGGTTCGTCATGATGATCATCGGCCGAGCAGCCGGATACGTGGTCCTTATCGGAAGTTGGATCGTGTGGTTTGCAAGACCCTTTGCTTGGTTGCTAGGGGCATTAGGAAGGGCTCTATTGGTATAA